A stretch of DNA from Chloroflexota bacterium:
AGCTCGATTCTGCGCTAAACCACGTCCGCTTGATCCACAGCGAGACGTACACCAGCCCGATCAGCACCGGCACCTCGATCAGCGGGCCGATCACGGTCGCCAGCGCTTCCTGCGAGGCGATCGTAAATGTGCCGATGGCCACCGCAATCGCCAGCTCGAAGTTGTTGCTCGCCGCCGTAAACGACTGCGTCGCCGCCAGTTCGTACGGGAACTTGCGCCAGAGCGACAGGCCGAACGACACGAAGAACATGATGATGAAGTAGACGACCAGCGGGACGGCGACACGCAGCACGTCAAGCGGCGCGGCCAGAATCTTGTCGCCCTGCATCGAGAACATGACGACGATGGTAAACAGCAGGCCGACCAGCGCTGTCGGTCCCAGGCGTGGCATCAACTGCGTCTCGTACCAGACCAGGCCGCGCCGGCGGATCAGCACGAAGCGCGTCGCGATGCCCGCCGCGAGCGGGATGCCAAGGAAGATGAGTACGCTCTGCGCGATGTCCCACATGCCGATGCTGACCGCCGTGCCGGCCATGCCAAACCAGCCGGGGACGACGACCAGGAACAGGTAGGCCAGCGGGCTGTACATAACGATCTGGAAGACACTGTTGAGTGCGACCAGCGCAGCGCAGTATTCGCTATCGCCGCCGGCCAGCATATTCCAGATCAGCACCATCGCGATGCAGCGGGCCAGGCCGACGATGATCAACCCGGTACGGTAGTGCGGCAGGTCGGGCAAAAGCAACCAGGCCAGCACGAACATGATGATCGGCCCGATGATCCAGTTGAGCGCCAGGGAGACGCCGAACTGCTCCCACGCCTGCGCGACCTTCCCCAACTCCTCGTACTTCACCTTCGCGAGCACCGGGTACATCATCCAGAGCAGACCGACCGCAATCGGCAGCGAGACGGTGCCGACGGACAGCGCGTTGAACGCGTCTTTGACGCCCGGCCAGAGCGCGCCGAGCAGAATGCCCAGCGCCATGGCGGCGAAGATCCACAGTGGCAGGAAGCGGTCGAGCAGGGAGAGTTGCTGCAATACTCCGCCTGATGAAGCTTGCCGGGCGGCAGGATATTCATTCATTTTGTTCGGTTGCCTCGCCGATCATTGATCAACTAGAAGATGTATGGGCTATGAACTCACTCGCGCGTTGCGCTCGTTGACGCGCTGGCCAGCCATGCAGCTACCTCGCCTTCGCCCGGAATACGCCCCGCGCAGAACAGTTTCTCATCAATGACGAGTCCGGGGGTTGACAACACGCCGTACTTCATGATTTCAGCATAGTCGGTTACTTTGACAACTTGGGCTGCTAAACCAAGCCGGGTGACGGCCTGCCGGGCTACCGCTTCCACCTTCTTGCAGTTGGCGCAGCCGGAGCCAAGGACTTTGATGGTCAGCATAGATGCTCCTTTTTTCATCGAAAAATAGTCGCGTTATACTATTTCAACTTGGCCATGTCCTCATAGCGATTGCGCAAGTGCAACTGCCGCCCCCTCATCCCCTGGCCCCTTCTCCCCCGCGCGCGGGGGAGAAGGGGAAAAACTAACGGGGATTGGCGCGGCGGCGTAGCCGCCGCGCCAATCCCCGGAGACTTGCTCCCCCACCCAGCGAAGCTGGGAGGGGGCTGGGGGGAGGGCAGAATTTGGCGGTGTGCCGTGTGCTCATGCGACATGCACATGGGGACATTTCCAATTTGAAACAGTATTAGCCAGATGCGCTTAGCCGTATAACGCATTGAACAGATACCCTGTGATGACAATCGCCAGCGCGATGACGGCGACGAATGTGGCAATCAACTGGGGTTTCAGCACGCGCCGCAGGATGATCATCTCCGGCAGGCTTAACCCGATGACCGACATCATGAACGCGAGCACCGTGCCCAGCCCCGCACCTTTTTCCATCAACGCACTGACGATCGGGATGATGCCAGCCGCGTTCGAGTAGAGTGGAATGCCTAGCAAGACGGCCGCTGGAACTGACCACCAGGCCTGCGTTCCCATGATGCCGGCCAGCGCGCTTTCCGGCACGTAACCGTGGATGCCGGCGCCAACCGCAATGCCGACAACCACATACACCCAGACCTTGCCGACGATCTCCCGAACGGCTTGCCAGGATCGCTCAATGCGCTGCGGGGCGCCAAGGTGCTCTTCCACGCCCCCGCCGCTCTGTATCGACCAGACGAAGTCCTCGACATAGCGCTCCATCTTTAAGCGTCCGATAACTATCCCTGCGGTAATAGCAATCGCAAGTCCTGACGCGATGTAGAGCGCGGTAACCTGCCAGCCGAACAGCCCGAAGAGCAAGACGACAGCCACTTCATTGATGGTCGGCGCGGCAATCAAAAACGAGAAGGTCACGCCCAATGGAATGCCCGACTCGACGAATCCAATGAACAGGGGCACCGCCGAACAGGAACAGAATGGCGTTACGATACCGAGCAATGCAGCGAGCACATTGCCGATACCTTCACGCCTGCCGCCAAGCAACGCGCGCGTGCGCTCCGGACTGAAGAACGTGCGAATAAGCGAGACGAGGAATACCATGCCTGACAGCAGCCACAAGATCTTCGGCACATCGTACAAGAAGAACGCGACGGCCTGCCCGAGTTGCGAGTCGCGGGAGAGCGCCAGCATGCCATAGGCTATCCAGTTTGCCAGGAGCTCAATACTGCTGTAGGTGGCCCACCAAAGTACAGCGGCGAGGATCAAGACCAGGTAAGTCCGCCACGCCGCGCCTGGCGCGGCGTGCAGCTTGACCACAGAAGCAAGATTCACCGTGCCCCCCCAAGACGTGTTCTCATGCCACCGCTGTGACCTCGCGGATCCATTCGCGCACCTGCGCTTTGGTCGGCAATTCCGTGCCGCCGGACCAGACCAGTTGCTCGTTGATAACCAGCCCGGGCGGCTCGCCCGTCAGGTAGCGCTCCATTTGCCGTTCCGCCGCGACCTTCTCGACGATCGCGTCGCGGATTCCCATCTCCGCCAACACCTGCATCACGAGCAGTTCGAGTTTCAGGCAGTTGGCGCAACTCGGGCCGAGAATCTTGACGTTCATCGCAAGCTCTTTTCTGTTAAACCGATGTGCAGCGCGGGCACGGGCACTTGTCCAGCGCACGCGGGCTGATTCGCACATCACGGAATGCTTCTGCATGCCCAATGATTTCGCCTACGGTGTCGAGCAATAAGAACACGCGCGGATCACGGATGCGATAATAGATCCTCACTCCTTCTCGATAATCTGCCACCAGACCCGCGTCGCGCAAGTACGCGAGTTGCTGCGATACATAGGGTTGCCGCTGGTCAAGCAGCGCGGTCAGGTGACAGACGCATTGCGCGTTGTCACGCAGCGCCACCAGCAGGCGCAGACGCTCGGGATGAGCCAGCACTTTGAGCAAATTGGCGGGCCGTACCAGCTTGTCAATCTTGGATTGCATGTTCATTCAATTTTCTGAATATAGTGACGGAAAATAAACGGCGGACAATCCGCTACAATAAATCTATCACGGAGTGCTTGCGTCTTATAGTGATAAGCGTCCCGGGATTAGCAGGCTAATTGTCACGCGGAGCGTCCATCGATTGACTGCCCAGCCGCCCGCTCAATCACTGACTGGGGCTACTTTTGCCCGGGCGCTGACCATTCTCTCGCTGGATCACGGCGAGCAACAACTGGATGCGCACCTGAAGCTGTTGGGCGGTCTGTACGAACGCACGGCGGCGCTCAGGCTCGGACTCAAGCGCGGACGGGTCCGCGAAGCTCCAGTGGATGCGCTCCGGGTCGCCGGGGAAGATGGGACAGCTTTCGCGCGCGCGGTCGCACACGGTGATCACATAGTCGAACCGCTGGCCGATAAACTCGGTGCTGGATTTCGAGCGCAGACCGCTGGTTTCAATGCCCATCGCGCGGAGCGTTTCAATACTGAGCGGGTGGACGCGCGACGGCTCGCTGCCCGCGCTGATGACGTCAACTCGCTCACTACCCAGGTGGCGCAGGATGGCCTCCGCCATCTGTGAACGCGCGCTGTTGTGGGTGCAGAGGAACAGCACGCGCGCGCGCCGCGTGAGATGCGCATCCGCCGCGATGGGCGCAGCATTCGCGTTGAGCGAGGGGTGGAGCGCATCGCCGCTGGCCGCCAGCAGTACGCGCAGGTGCCCCAGGTCCGCGCTGTAGTAGACGGCGCGGCTGTCGGCGCTGCTGCGCCGCTCGGTAACCAGGCCGTGGGCTTTCAGACGCTTGAGGTGATACGACACCAGGTTGATCGGGCGTCCAACCACCCGAACAAGTTCGTGGACACGCCGGTCGCTGCGCGCCAGCGCGGTCAGAATCTGCCAGCGGATTTGATGATCCAGCAGGGTCAGGACGGGCGGGAGTGCGGTTGTCGCGCGCATCGCGGGATTCTCCAAGTCAAAATATATTTCAATTTGGTTTGAAGTAACTTTACAACCGTACGCATCACTCGTCAAGCGCGCTAAACGGTACGGGGCATACCGGCCTTACGCCCTCCGACAGTTTCGAGCACGCCACGAGCCGTTTGTTGGGATTTGGAAGTTGGGGCTTGGGAGCTTGTCGTTGGGTATACCGCAAAAGTGTCGGGATCGCACGGCCAGCCAGACTGTCATTCCGGCACGTTTTTGGCCGGAATCCACTTAAACCGCGCGCCACAAAAGCCTTAGATTCCGGTGGGAGTGGATGCCGGCTAACTACTTGCCGGCATGACGATCTACGGCATCTCCGACAGTTCAACGGTATACCCTTTGTCGTCAGCAGTTCTCAATTTGGCTTTGGCTGATACTTTCCAATGCCGGCTTGTCATGTGGTGGTGCTCGGCGCTTATCGCGCAAGCCGATTCGACGAGTACGCCGTGCTGCCCTCCCCCCGACCCCCTCCCAACGAAGTTGGGAGGGGGAGCGATTCGATGGGGAGGTGCGCGGCGGCGCAGCCGCCGCGCACCTCCCCGTTAGCTTTTCCCCTTCTCCCCCGCGCGTGGGGGGAGAAGGGGCCAGGGGGTAACCTGGTGGACAGACTCCAAAATGAGAATTGCTGCTTTGTCGTTCCAGTGCTTGCTCTCCCCCGACGCGCGGCTTATAATGAATGTCGCATGCGGCATTACGCCGCGTATCCTCCTCACGACGAGGCACAGCATGACAGAAACGATGCGGGCGATCTTCAAGACGCACGCGGGCCGCGGGCTCGAAATGCGCGAAACGCCCATTCCGCAGGCCGGTCCCAACGATGTGCTGATCAAGGTCAAAGCGACATCGATTTGCGGCACCGACCTGCATATTTATAACTGGGATCCATGGGCGGCCGGCCGCCTGAAACCGCCGCTGATTGTCGGTCACGAGCTATGCGGCGAGGTGGTTGAGGTCGGCAGCCAGGTCGCGACACACAAGCCGGGCGACTTCGTCTCGGCGGAGAGCCACATCGTCTGCGGGTATTGCGACCTGTGCCGCACCGGCAACGGGCACATTTGCCGCAACACCAAGATCATCGGCGTCGACCGCGACGGCTGCTGGGCCGACTACGTCGCGCTGCCGGCCGTCAACGCGTGGATCAACCCGCCGGACTACCCGGTGGACTTCGCCGTGCTGGAGGAAAACCTGGGCAACGCCGTACATACGGCGTTCGCGGTGGACCTGCGCGCAATGAAGGTGCTGGTGACCGGCTGCGGCCCGGTCGGGCTGATGACGATCCTGGTGGCGAAAGCGATCGGCGCGCGGGCGGTCTACGCGACCGACGTCAGCCCGTACCGGCTGGCGCTGGCGAAGCAGTGCGGCGCCGATGTGACGCTGAATCCGAAGACAGAAAACATCGTGGACAGCGTGCGCGACCTGACGCGCGGCGAAGGCGTAGACGTGCTGCTGGAGATGAGCGGCGCGCCGTCGGCGATCACACAAGGGTTCACGGTGCTTAAATTCGGCGGCAAAGCGGCCCTACTGGGACTGCCGTCCGCGCCAATCGAGTTCGATTTGTCAAACCTGGTCATCTTCAAGGGCGCGACGGTGGTTGGCGTGGTCGGGCGCGAACTGTGGCAGACCTGGTACCAGATGCGCGGGTTGCTGCGCTCGAACGCGATCGACCTGAAGCCGATCGTCACGCACCATTACCGGCTCGACGAGTTCGAGCAGGCGGTCGCGACGATGGCGAGCGGCGAGAGCGGCAAAGTAGTGATGAAGCCATAGAACTAACCGCAAAGCGCGCAAAGAACGCAAAGAAAACCAAGGCTGTCCTTCGCGCCCTTTGCGTCCTTTGCGGTGCAATAAGGAGAACCATGAGCGACAAACTGGCCTGGGTGCGCGAGGAGATCGCCGCGCTGAAGGCACAGGGGCTGTACAGCAATGTCCGCACGATCTCGTCGCCGCAGGGCGCGACGATCATCGTCGAGGGCCGGCCGGTCCTCAACTTCTGCTCGAACAACTACCTCGGGCTGGCGAACGATGACCGGCTGAAGGCGGCCGCGACGGCGGCGGTGCAGGCGTGGGGCGTGGGCCCCGGCGCGGTGCGCACGATCGCCGGGACGACCGACCTGCACGTAAAACTGGAGCGGCGGCTGGCTGAGTTCAAGGGCGCCGAGTCGGCGATCACGTTCCAGTCGGGCTACACGGCGAACCTGGCAACGATCGCCGGTCTGCTGGCGAAAGAGGACGTCGTCTTCTCCGACGAGCTGAATCACGCGAGCATCATCGACGGCTGCCGGCTGTCGGGCGCGCGCATCGCGCGCTACAAGCACAACGACGCAGCCGACCTGCGGCGCGTGATCCGTGAAACGACTGACTACCGGCGCGGTATGATCATCAGCGACGGCGTGTTCAGCATGGACGGCGACCTGGCGCCGCTGCCGGCGCTGGTCGAGGTGGCCGAGGAGTTCAACCTGCTGCTGATGGTGGACGACGCGCACGGCGAGGGCGTGGTCGGGCATGGCGGGCGCGGCGCCGTTGACCACTTCGGCATGCAGGGACGCGTGGACATCGAGATCGGCACCATGAGCAAGGCGTTCGGCGTGATGGGCGGCTACGCGGCCGGGCGCGCGGAGATCACCGAGTGGCTGCGCCAGCGCGGGCGCGCATTCCTGTTCTCATCGGCGCCGACGGCGGCGGACGTGGCGGCGTGCCTCGCGGCCGTGGATATTCTCGAAGGCTCGACGGTGCTGGTGGACCGCCTATGGGAGAACGCGCGGCTGTTCAAGGCGGCGATGAAGAAGATCGGGTTCGACACCGGCGTGAGCGAGACGCCGATCACGCCGGTGATGCTGGGCGAGGCGCCGCTGGCGCAGCAGTTCTCCCGGCGGCTATTCGAACTGGGCGTGTTTGCGACCGCGATCGGCTTCCCGACGGTGCCGCGTGGCAAGGCGCGCATCCGCGTGATGGTCAGCGCGGCGCACAGCCAGGACGACCTGGAGCGCGGGCTGGCGGTGTTCGAGCAGGCGGGCAAGGAACTGGGCGTGGTGAAGTAGCGGGCACGCTGAATAATACTGTTTCCAGTTAGCTGCGTCCTCAACTGTCATGTTGAGCGCGAAGACAAGTCCATTGTCCTATGAGCACGCTAGGCGCGCGAAACATCTGAAGTGCTGCCTTTGTGATGCCTAGCGCGCGAAGCGTGTGCTAAGCGCAAGTCGGACCTTCGCGCTCGGCTTGACAACTATAGGGCGCAAGCAGCTTGAATCAGTACAACACGAGAAACGCCTTTCCGGGTTTGATCCCAGCAGGGCGTTTTGGGTTGGCGGGACGCTCAGGTCCTTCGCGCGCGAGGCGTAACCGGCAATACTGCGCCTTGCGTTCGCGCTCAGGACGACAAGAAGAGGGCGGCTCGCGAGCCGCCCCTACTTTGGAAATCTACGCCGTTTTGACGGCGGCCGCAGACTGCAGGCCGAGCTCTTCGACGCTTGCCTGGCGCATGAGATACTTCTGCACCTTGCCGGTGACGGTCATCGGGAAGGCGTCTACGAACTTCACGTAGCGCGGGATCTTGTAGTGCGCGATCTTGCCGCGGCAGAACTCGCGGATATCGTCGGCGGTGGCGGTGCTGCCATCGCGCAGCTTCACCCAGGCCATGATCTCCTCGCCGTATTTCACATCCGGCACGCCAATCACTTGCACATCCTGCACGGCGGCGTTGGTGTACAGGAACTCCTCGATCTCGCGCGGGTAGACGTTCTCGCCGCCGCGAATGATCATGTCCTTGATGCGTCCGACGATGTTGACGTAGCCCTCGTCGTCCATCGTTGCCAGGTCGCCGGTGTGCATCCAGCGCGCCGTGTCGATCGACTGGCGCGTGGCGTCCGGGTTGTTCCAGTAGCTGAGCATGATGCTGTAGCCGCGCGTGCAAAGCTCGCCCGTTTCTCCGACCGGCACGACCTGCCCGGTGCCGGGGTCGATGATCTTGACCTCGACGTGCGGGTGTACCTGCCCGACGGTGCCGACCTGCTTCGCCAGCGGCGTGCCGATGCGCGTCTGGAAGCTGACCGGGCTTGTCTCGGTCATGCCGTAGCAGATCTCGACCTCGGTCATGTGCATGAGCGACTGGACCTGCTTCATGACCTCGACCGGACAGGGCGAGCCGGCCATGACGCCGGTACGCAGCGAGGTTAGGTCGTAGCGGCCAATGTCGGGGTGATTCAATTCGGCAATGAACATGGTCGGCACGCCGTAGAGCGCGGTCGCCTTCTCGGCCTGCACCGCCTCCAGCACCGCCTGCGGGTCGAAGCCGTCGCTCGGGTAGATCATCGCCGCGCCGTGCGTGACACAGCCGAGATTGCCCATGACCATGCCAAAGCAGTGATAGAGTGGCACGGGGATGACCAGCCGGTCGCGATCGCTGAAGCGCATCGTCTCGGCGACGAAGTAGCCGTTGTTGAGGATGTTGTGATGGCTGAGTGTCGCGCCCTTCGGGTAGCCGGTCGTGCCGCTGGTGTACTGGATATTGATCGGATCGTCGAACTCCTGCTGGCGCTGGCGCTCGGCCAACTGCTCCGCGCTGACGGCGTCCGCCAGCGCCAGCAAGCCGCCCCACGTCAACATGCCAGGCGCCGGCTCGACGCCGAGGCGCACCACGCAGCGCAGGTCGGGCAGTTGCGCGGCGTGCAACTGGCCGGGCGCGGCATCGCGCAGTTCCGGCGCGAGGTCGAGGACCATTTGCGTGTAGTCAGAGCTCTTGAACTGCGGCGCGATCACCAGATACATGCAGCCCGACTGCTTGAGCGCGTACTGCAACTCGTGCACGCGATACGAAGGATTGATATTGACGAGGATGGCGCCGATCTTGCTGGTCGCAAACTGCGTGATGGCCCACTCGGCACGGTTGGGCGCCCAGATGCCGACGCGCTCGCCCTTCTGCACGCCGAGCGCCATCAGTGCACGAGCGCAGCGGTCGACCTCGGCTTTCAGCGCGGCGTAGGTGTAGCGCAAGTTCTGGTGCCGCGAGATCAACGCGTCGCTGTCCGGCCAGCGCGCGGCCGTCTGATCGAACAGGTCGCCGATGGTGACGCCGAGCAAAGGCTTCTCGCTGGCGCCGCTGGTGTAGCTCCACTGCACGCTCATGGCAACTCCTCCCTCAGAGTGATGGGCGCGAACGGGCCGGGATGGATCAGTCGGTTTTCGCGCGGGGGTACGAGCCGAGCACTTTCACGCGCATGGCGCGCTCGCGCAGGTCGGCAAGCGCGGCGCTGACGTTCTCATCGTCCATGTGGCCGTCGAAGTCGCAATAGAAGACGTAATCCCACGTCTTGAGCCGGAATGGGCGCGACTCGATCTTGATCAGATTGACGCCGCGCGTGGCGAACGCGCCGAGGCAGTGATAGAGCGAGGCGGGCACGTTCGGCGTGACGAAGACGATGGAGGTCTTGTAGGCGGTGCCGGCCTGCGGCTGCACCGGCGCAGCGCCGGGCACCAGCACCACGAAGCGGGTGCGGTTGTTCGGGTTGGTCTGGATGCCCTCGGCGAGCATGTTCAGGCCGTACAGTTCGCCGGCGCGCGCGCTGGCGATCGCCGCCGCGTCGCGCCAGCCGTTGTCGCGCACGAGCCGGGCGCTGCCGGCCGTGTCCTGCGTGGCGATCTTCTCCGCGCCGAGTCTGGCGATGTACTCCTCGCACTGGGCGAGCGCCTGCGGGTGCGAGTAGATCTTCTTCACGTCGGACAGCGCGACGCCGGGCAGGGCGAGCAGGCAGTGACGCACCGGCAGATCGACCTCGCCGACGATCGGCAGGTCGTGCTCCAGCAGCAGGTCGTAGGTATCGTTGATGCTGCCGGCCTGCGAGTTCTCGATCGGGATGACGCCGGCATCGGCGCGGCCCGCGATGAGGGCGTCGAAGGCATCGACGAACCAGCGGCACGGCACGATCTCGACGTCGCCGAAATAGAGGCGCGCGGCCGACTCGCTGAACGAACCCGGCTCACCCTGAATGGCGATCTTCATTGGGACGATCCTTGCCACATGGAATTAGCATCGTTGAAAGGGAGATGGGGCGCATTGCAATGCGCCCCTATAGACACCTCAAACCGTTCACTGTTTACTGATCACTGACGACTGGCTACTGCCGACTGGTTGCTACCTCACCGCCCCGCTGCCACAGGTGATGCCTCGGCGCGAGCGACGGCGGCAGCCGGGTTCCGGGCACGGCCCTCCTTGATCATGAACGAAGCGATCGCGCCCAGCCCGGCAACAACCACATTGGCGATGATGATTGCCGTGTAGTTATGCAGGAGGTCGTAGTCCAGGCCGCCGAGGTACGAGCCGATGGCCGAGCCGACGGTCATGAACGTGTAGATCACGCCAAACAGGAAGCCGGCCGATTGGCGGCCCCACGTCTCAGCAGTGACAGCAGCCGAAAGCGGCGTGGTGGACGTCCATGAGAGGCCAAGCGTGACCGCGAAAAAGAAGAGCGTGATCTCGTTGTTGGCGAAGTACAGGATGGCGAAGGCCAGGCCGCGCAACGCGTAGGTGATGCCGAGTGGCACGCGGCGGCCGATGCGGTCCGACCAGCGGCCCATGAGGACGGCGCCGATGATGCTGAACAGGCCCGACATGCCCAGATCGTTGGCGGCGACCATCTCGTGGACGCCCATGTCGCTGGCGTAGGCCATGAAATGCACGTTGGCAAATGACATCGTGAAGCCGCACGCGAACACCCCCATCAGCAACTGCCAGAACGTCGGGTGGCGCATGGCGTCCCAGAGCGAGGTGCGCCCGCCGTCGGCCGCGTGGGCCTCCGCTCTCACTTCGGCCGTCTCGGTGGGCGGGTTGCGCAGCAGCAGCAGCACCAGCGGCAGCATTACAATCAGCATGACCACCGACAGGGTCTGATACGACATGCGCCAGCCGCCGCTGACCATGAGATACGTGGCGATCGGCGTGATCAGTAACTGGCCAAAGGCGACGCCCGCCATGGCCAGCGAGAGCGCCGTGCCGCGGCTGCGCGCCGCGAACCAGCGGCTGACCATCGCCGACGAGACTGCTGGAGACGCCAGCGCAAAGCCGATCGCACCGAAGACGCCATAGATCAGATAGACCTGCCAGAGGTCGGTCACGAACGACATTGCGAACAGTACGAGGCCGGAGATCACGAAACCGACCGTCAACGTCAGCCGCCCGCCGAAACGGTCGGCCAGCCAGCCGCTGGCGATCTGAAAAGCGCTGACGAGGATCAGGCTCAGCGAGGGCACTGCCGAGAGGGCGCTGCGGCCCCAGTGAAACTCCTCGGTCAGCGTCTTGAAGACGACGTTAAAGGTGTAGCGGCTGCCGCTGGACATGGCGAACATGCCCATCAGCGTGAAGACGACGATCCAGCCGTAAAACAGTTTCTTATTCGACATCGTATTCCCTGGTTGATTTGTAATGAAGTCTGCCAACTACAGCTTCGGCGGCTGGCCGTGGGCGACCACCACCAGATTATCGCCGAACGCGACGACCTGCGTCTTGGCCGGGTTGAGCATCGTCGAATCGCGCCGCTGGAGACCGATCAGGATTGCGCCGTGGTCGCGGCGCAGGCTGTGCAGCAGCTCGTCGAACGATTTGCCGGCCAGCGAAGGCGGCGCGGGCACCACAAACACCTCGGCGCTCTGGTCAATGCGCATCAGCGTGCTGAAGACATGGCCGACGCCGGGATTGAGCGCGGTGCGCGCCAGCAATCCGCCCGCCAACTCGCTGCTGGCGACCATCTCGTCGGTCTTGGTGCGCGAGAAGTGGCGGCGGTTCTGCGGATCGCGCACCTCCGCCACGGTGTAGACTTTCGAGTTCGCGCTCTCGACGGCCAGCGAGGTCAGCACGGTGCGCGCGTCCACCGACGCGGAATCGCCGCCGCGCGTGTCGTCGGCCAGCAGGATTGCAGACGTCGCCGCATCGGCGGAAGCGCGCTGCAGATCGGCGTCGAGCGTCGGATCGCCGCGCACAAACTTGATATGCGTGTTCGGCAGGGGATTCTCCGGCAGATCGGCCAGCAGGACCACGTCTACGCCGTGCCCGTACGCTTCCTGCTGGAGCACCTTCACCATCTCTTTGGCGTAGGAGTTCCAGCCGCAGACCAGAATATGTCCCTTCACATCGAAATCGC
This window harbors:
- a CDS encoding MFS transporter, with amino-acid sequence MSNKKLFYGWIVVFTLMGMFAMSSGSRYTFNVVFKTLTEEFHWGRSALSAVPSLSLILVSAFQIASGWLADRFGGRLTLTVGFVISGLVLFAMSFVTDLWQVYLIYGVFGAIGFALASPAVSSAMVSRWFAARSRGTALSLAMAGVAFGQLLITPIATYLMVSGGWRMSYQTLSVVMLIVMLPLVLLLLRNPPTETAEVRAEAHAADGGRTSLWDAMRHPTFWQLLMGVFACGFTMSFANVHFMAYASDMGVHEMVAANDLGMSGLFSIIGAVLMGRWSDRIGRRVPLGITYALRGLAFAILYFANNEITLFFFAVTLGLSWTSTTPLSAAVTAETWGRQSAGFLFGVIYTFMTVGSAIGSYLGGLDYDLLHNYTAIIIANVVVAGLGAIASFMIKEGRARNPAAAVARAEASPVAAGR
- a CDS encoding NAD-binding protein: MTIAYSRPTVVTALRRRFSTIILWLGRPSLVLILLLSTTVIVLATATLLWWEEQTLGGEPAFTNWNNSFWYMLSSVAGIGVGAKAPLTEGGRSLAIIAGVAGSALKGIFTAAVASAFVNRLILEGKGLGDFDVKGHILVCGWNSYAKEMVKVLQQEAYGHGVDVVLLADLPENPLPNTHIKFVRGDPTLDADLQRASADAATSAILLADDTRGGDSASVDARTVLTSLAVESANSKVYTVAEVRDPQNRRHFSRTKTDEMVASSELAGGLLARTALNPGVGHVFSTLMRIDQSAEVFVVPAPPSLAGKSFDELLHSLRRDHGAILIGLQRRDSTMLNPAKTQVVAFGDNLVVVAHGQPPKL